Genomic DNA from Entelurus aequoreus isolate RoL-2023_Sb linkage group LG25, RoL_Eaeq_v1.1, whole genome shotgun sequence:
AAGCTATCACCAATGCAATACTGTCTGACTTGATTATTGATTGCAACTTGCCCCTGTCTATTGTGGAAAACAAGAGTTttcgccactttctgacagtactTGACAGCAAGTACACCCCAGTGTGTCGCAGAACACTGACATCAAAAACAGAGAACCTCACTGAAGAAAGACGATCAAAATTAATAACTCAATTGAGCCACACTGACCATGTTTCAGTGACTGTCGACATTTGGTCTGACCGAAAGATGAGGGGATTCCTCGGTGTCACTGTGCACTGGATGGACAAAGAGGCAGAGAGGATACAGCTCAAGTCCAATCTCTTGGCTTGTGAGCGCTTCAAAGGCTCACATACAGCTGAACGAATCTGTGACAAATTTGAGGCTATATGTGATGAATACAACATTAAAGCTAAACTGGACTACATTATTAGTGACAATGCTGCTAACATGCGAAAAGCATTCACTGTGTGCTTCCCCAGTGAACAAGAGGATGACGATGATGGAGATCATCTGGATGACCCTGAGCTCTGGTGTGATTTAACTGTGGAAGATCAGCAAACCGTAGATGTTGCTATGGCAAAGAAAAAGCGCTTGCAGTGTTTTGCACACACTCTTCAGCTGGTGGTGGGAGATGGTTTGAAAGAAACAAAAGTGGTATCTCCTTCTCTTTCGAAGTTATCTAAACTCAGCTCACTGCTGCACACAAGCACAACATTCAAAGATGTGTTTGATGCTGAATTTGGGGAACAGAAAGGCATCCCTGCTGCAGTCAACACAAGATGGAACTCAACACTGAGGCAAGCGAAGGCTGTTCTCCAGTGCAATCATGTAAGGCTCTGTGCTGTTCTAGAAAAGGCTGGGCACAGGGAGTTGTCATTCACAGCACGGGAGTGGAATCTGTTGAAAGATTTGGTGGACATCTTGAAGCCATTTGGAGAAGCAACTGATTTGACACAGGGGGAGAAGGTCATCACAATCAGTGCTGTTGTTCCATCCATCTTGTCCCTCAACCACCACCTTGAGAAACTGAAGCCTCAGGTCTGTTTTCTGAGCGGCCTGGTCAGAAGTCTCCAGACATCCCTGAACAAAAGATTTCTTGGAATCTTCATCAATGTGAAAATGGCCAGGACACAAGATGGGATCACTGCTCCCTTTTCAGATCCAGTCTACCTCAAAGCAGCTGTCTTGGATCCAGCCTTTTCTCTGTTGTGGGTGGAGCCCCATGTGCTGGTCAGTCGTGACGTCAAGGCAGAGGTGGCACAACAGGTTAAAGGTAAATGTAACTGAGTCTAATGTAACTTTTTCCCTCATAATCTGATCTAACTGACTGCAGCAATAACTAAGTATTTCAGGCTAGCACACTGCATCACCAACACAAATGGTAATGATAAGGTCTCTTGTTTCTGCTATTGTTTTTACATGTTTACCAGAATTGATCCTGCAAGATGCTGCAGAGACTGAGCAACCTGCGCCTCTTGTTGATGAAAAAGAGCAAGGGGACCTTGGAGAAGGAGAAGGGCTGTTTGCTGCTTACCACAAGAGACAGAAGAAGGATGTTGGGACTACTCCAGCACTACAGCTAAGTCACTACCTTGACATAGCTGAAGGACAGAATGCCCTTTTGTTCTGGGCATTGAACATGAAGACTCTTCCTTCACTGTTCCGAGTGGCCATGAGAGTCTTGGCAGTGCCTGCCTCCAGTGCTCCAGTGGAGTGAGTTTTCAGCCATGGTGGCATCATACTACGCCCCCATCGTGCACAAATGACTGACAGACTCTTGGCTAATTTGGTCTTTTGCAAATGCAATGCAGCATATGGCCCTGACATATAAAAAGTACAAcctttttgttatgttatatgtcatgttttttcaatgttaacacttttgtacaaataagtacagttgcactttatttttcaaatgtgtttattctgtaaaggaatgagtcaaatgtttaaaatgactggttaatagtgctattataaagtgcaatgtcagcacaattTTCTTTCCTGCAAtttaaaatgcacttgttttaataaataaatacagcgtttgaaaagcatacacaatctgtgttaatatattagtctgtggttaaaaggacttgaaaggactcaaaactcaaaatgcaggacttgggacttgacttgagactttccagtcttgactttggacttgactcgggacttgcctgtcttgactcgagacttgactcggacttgagggcaaagacttgagacttacttgtgacttgcaaaacaataacttggtcccacctctgcgcCCAAGATAGCGAACCTCTCGTCGAAACATCTCACATTTGGACGGCTTCACCTTTATACCGTTCTCTCTCAGGCGCCTCAGCACAGTTCTGACATTTTCAACATGGCTTTCAAATGACTGACTGAACACAAGGACATCGTCAAGATATGGTACACAAATATCATCTTGAACCCCCTCAAGACATTCTTCCATGCACCTCTGGAAGGCAGCCGGTGCATTCATTAGgccaaaagggattcgaatccattcATATAAACCCCAGGGGGTCACAAAAGCAGTGAGGGGGTGACTCTCTTCTGCCATGAACCCCTGGTGGTAGGCTTTCCCCTGGTCTAAGAGTGAAAACCAGGAGTTGCCACCCAGGCCATCCATGATGTCCTGCACCCTGGGGATGGGCTGACGGTCTGGTACAGTCTTACGATTTAACTCACGGAAGTCTATACACAGTCGTAAGCTCCCCTCCTTTTTCCGGACACACACAACTGGGGACGCGTAGGGGGAGTTTGATTTGCGCACCCAACCTTGTGTGATGAGATCATGTAGGTAGCTTTTCATTTCCTGATACAGTGGTTTTGGTACAGAGAGGTAGGTCTTGGCCACTGGCTCTGTGTCTTTCAGTGAGATGGTGAGCTGCAGATTCTCAATACAGCCGATGTCGTCATCAGAGTTTGAGAAGGAGCCTGACTCTTCTTTTAACATTTGTTTCACTCTTTCTTTTTCAGGTGAGCTGAGATGATCCAAGTTGACTGGGGGATCCCATTCACCACCAGAAGCTTTTTCATTCCTTACTCCCACATTACTCACTGTTACTGGAGGGGTGGTGCAGGGCCGTTCAAAGACTGTCGCTGGATAAACTGCTTGAACTTGCTGTACCGTCCCAATAACAGTTCTGCCAGTGAGCACGATGTCATGATCTGTTGGGTTTTGCACGTCGACAAGTATGAATGGTTTTGCAGCCTTCCTCAACATCACAACAGTGTCAGTAAACTCAAGGCCCTCTGGCCATTGTGGATTAACACTAGGCTCAAAGATTAGCGTTGTCTCCTTTTGTAAAGGTGCAGTCAAAACTCGACACTCTACTTTTACAGAGGTGTGTCTGGGGAtgtgcactcgctctctggtcgtCTTAACTACATACTCCTGAGGTTGCTGCTCAGCAGTAATTTGCTCTAAAAAAACTTCAGCCTGATCCATCCCAAAGCCAGGAAAAG
This window encodes:
- the LOC133642314 gene encoding zinc finger BED domain-containing protein 4-like; this encodes MAKKKRLQCFAHTLQLVVGDGLKETKVVSPSLSKLSKLSSLLHTSTTFKDVFDAEFGEQKGIPAAVNTRWNSTLRQAKAVLQCNHVRLCAVLEKAGHRELSFTAREWNLLKDLVDILKPFGEATDLTQGEKVITISAVVPSILSLNHHLEKLKPQVCFLSGLVRSLQTSLNKRFLGIFINVKMARTQDGITAPFSDPVYLKAAVLDPAFSLLWVEPHVLVSRDVKAEVAQQVKELILQDAAETEQPAPLVDEKEQGDLGEGEGLFAAYHKRQKKDVGTTPALQLSHYLDIAEGQNALLFWALNMKTLPSLFRVAMRVLAVPASSAPVE